The Clostridium sporogenes genome contains a region encoding:
- a CDS encoding ABC transporter ATP-binding protein has protein sequence MSILKVENITKIYGGKKGGMKFKALDKFSLEIEKGEFVGVMGPSGSGKTTLLNIMATIDTPTSGELFINGTNPTKLNEKNIALFRRKELGFIFQDFNLLDSLSIKENIILPLVLEKVKVREIEKKVEDIANLLNIKDILNKKPYEISGGQQQRAACARALIHNPSIILADEPTGNLDSKASQDVMETLTNLNTKKEATIMMVTHDPFSASFCKRIIMIKDGKYFLEIVNGGNRQTFFKEIMDSLSLLGSRSNNYTL, from the coding sequence ATGTCAATTTTAAAAGTTGAAAATATAACAAAAATATATGGTGGAAAAAAAGGTGGAATGAAATTTAAAGCACTGGATAAATTTAGTTTAGAAATTGAAAAAGGGGAATTTGTTGGAGTAATGGGACCCTCAGGTAGTGGTAAAACTACATTATTAAATATAATGGCAACTATAGATACCCCTACATCAGGAGAACTTTTTATAAATGGTACAAATCCTACAAAATTAAATGAGAAAAATATTGCTCTGTTTAGAAGAAAAGAACTAGGTTTTATATTTCAAGATTTTAATCTGTTAGATTCTTTATCTATTAAGGAAAATATAATATTACCACTTGTATTAGAAAAGGTTAAAGTACGTGAAATAGAAAAGAAAGTAGAAGATATCGCAAATCTTTTAAATATTAAAGATATTTTAAATAAAAAGCCTTATGAAATTTCAGGAGGGCAGCAGCAAAGAGCAGCTTGTGCTAGAGCACTTATCCATAATCCTTCTATAATTTTGGCAGATGAACCTACAGGGAACCTTGATTCTAAAGCATCTCAAGATGTAATGGAAACTTTAACAAATTTAAATACTAAAAAAGAAGCTACTATAATGATGGTTACTCATGATCCTTTTTCTGCAAGTTTTTGTAAAAGAATAATTATGATTAAGGATGGAAAATACTTTTTAGAAATTGTGAATGGTGGAAATAGGCAAACATTTTTTAAAGAGATTATGGATTCCCTTTCACTTTTAGGAAGTAGATCAAATAATTATACACTGTAG
- a CDS encoding sensor histidine kinase, translating into MKFIDFLKDRIAYIIVYFISISLVILIMHLTLFIKVIDFPITNILYAYFVSIVILTIFLLYEYSKVRVFYKQIYRALDSEDIIEDIVNIGEARTREQKLFTKLLKKLHRSYEGKIYKYEDIQKHYSSFINQWVHQMKTPVSVINLILEEENLCECKEVFDSIGEENEKISQGLNIMLYNARINEFNHDFNVEDVDMLFILRKVINDNKKLLIRHKIFPKIAGETAIVQTDKKWIYFVINQIVINAIKYTVATEKDKKTINLKIEEDTTKIIVSIGDNGIGIPKEDLGRVFNAFFTGKNGRKTSESTGMGMYLSKRICSELGNELYVESEEGEGTTFYMVFYKGKNIFKL; encoded by the coding sequence ATGAAATTTATAGATTTTCTAAAAGATAGGATAGCTTATATAATAGTATATTTTATAAGTATATCTTTAGTTATTTTGATAATGCATTTGACCTTATTTATAAAAGTAATAGATTTTCCTATAACAAACATATTATATGCATATTTTGTTTCTATAGTTATACTTACTATATTTTTGCTATATGAATATTCAAAAGTAAGGGTATTTTATAAACAGATTTATAGGGCTTTAGATTCCGAAGATATTATAGAGGATATCGTAAATATAGGTGAAGCTAGAACTAGAGAACAAAAACTTTTTACAAAATTATTAAAAAAACTACATAGATCATACGAAGGAAAGATTTATAAATATGAAGACATTCAAAAACATTACTCAAGTTTTATAAATCAATGGGTACATCAAATGAAGACTCCTGTATCTGTAATTAATCTAATATTAGAAGAAGAAAATTTATGTGAATGTAAGGAAGTTTTTGATAGTATTGGTGAAGAAAATGAAAAAATATCACAGGGCCTTAATATTATGTTATATAATGCAAGAATAAATGAATTTAATCATGATTTTAATGTAGAAGATGTAGATATGCTATTTATTTTAAGAAAAGTAATAAACGATAATAAAAAATTACTTATTAGACATAAGATATTTCCAAAGATAGCAGGTGAAACTGCAATTGTTCAAACTGATAAAAAGTGGATATACTTTGTTATAAATCAAATTGTTATTAATGCAATAAAATATACAGTTGCAACAGAAAAAGACAAAAAAACTATAAATCTTAAAATAGAAGAAGATACTACAAAAATAATTGTAAGCATTGGAGACAACGGAATTGGAATACCGAAAGAGGATTTAGGACGAGTATTTAATGCTTTCTTTACAGGCAAAAATGGTAGAAAAACCTCTGAGTCTACAGGTATGGGGATGTATTTATCAAAGCGTATTTGCAGTGAGCTTGGAAATGAATTATACGTTGAATCAGAAGAAGGAGAAGGAACAACATTTTATATGGTTTTTTATAAAGGTAAAAACATATTTAAATTATAA
- a CDS encoding response regulator transcription factor, with product MIIEDDKKMAKLIENHLERYGYKTFLIEDFSNIKDEVIECKPDLILMDINLPFFDGFYWCSDIRNHSKVPIIFISARDSDMDQVMAIENGGDDFITKPFSYYVLLAKIKGVLRRVYGSYAKNDTDFLKIGDLILYTNKSILEFKGRKTELSKNEFSLLLYLLKNINKIVSRDTLLEILWSDTDFIDDNTLSVNVTRLRKRLEEVGITDAIETKRGQGYMLINNWESKE from the coding sequence ATGATTATAGAAGATGACAAAAAAATGGCTAAACTTATAGAAAATCACTTAGAACGATATGGATATAAAACATTTTTAATTGAAGATTTTTCAAATATAAAAGATGAAGTTATAGAGTGTAAGCCAGATCTTATTTTAATGGATATAAATCTTCCTTTCTTTGATGGATTTTATTGGTGTAGTGATATAAGAAATCATTCTAAAGTACCCATAATATTTATATCAGCTAGAGACTCAGATATGGATCAGGTTATGGCAATAGAGAACGGTGGAGATGATTTTATAACAAAGCCCTTTTCTTATTATGTACTATTAGCAAAGATAAAAGGTGTATTAAGAAGAGTATATGGTAGTTATGCTAAAAATGATACGGATTTTTTAAAGATTGGTGATTTAATATTATATACAAACAAGAGTATATTAGAATTTAAAGGGAGAAAAACTGAGCTTAGTAAAAATGAATTTTCCCTTTTATTATATCTTCTTAAAAATATAAATAAAATTGTTTCAAGAGATACTTTGTTGGAGATTCTTTGGAGTGATACTGATTTCATTGATGATAATACTCTTTCTGTTAATGTTACAAGACTTAGAAAGAGGCTAGAAGAAGTTGGCATTACTGATGCTATAGAGACAAAACGTGGCCAAGGATATATGCTAATTAATAATTGGGAGAGTAAAGAGTAG
- a CDS encoding GerAB/ArcD/ProY family transporter translates to MSRDDKNLLTSKEITFLLVGLMTGMGILSLPNDVVKLAKQDGWISAIIGSIYPIYIIFLSDFIIKRFPNENLLSLSRKILGNFFGNILNILFGLQFMIYATSVAAGFNNILRTYIVSFLSPFKIYIVVFLLAAYTSSKNLKTLGKINNAVFYITILILAFSLQAIKVGSILNIKPIFGSGFPNIIKASKNTAFEYATVESLLLIHPFVKEKNKIKKSALKAVGISAVMYSWAVFITTFYLSADIIPKNIWSFLAVADSVKVPIINNFKYIFMFLWMQVIYKTISNEYYLLTFIFNDITKFDRKKMCILLYPVFIYLSLMYKNETLRRKFLNFIIPKVTIFNIVFVSIVALLIFLKKDETNENN, encoded by the coding sequence ATGAGTAGAGACGATAAGAACCTTCTGACATCTAAAGAAATTACATTCTTGTTGGTAGGTTTAATGACTGGAATGGGGATTCTAAGTTTACCTAACGATGTAGTTAAATTAGCTAAACAAGATGGGTGGATTTCTGCCATTATAGGAAGTATATATCCCATATATATAATATTTTTATCTGATTTTATAATTAAAAGATTTCCAAATGAAAATTTATTAAGTTTAAGCAGAAAAATTTTGGGGAATTTTTTTGGCAATATACTAAATATATTATTTGGATTGCAATTTATGATTTATGCTACATCTGTTGCAGCTGGTTTTAATAATATACTTAGAACTTATATTGTATCTTTCTTATCTCCTTTTAAAATATACATTGTAGTATTTTTACTTGCAGCCTACACTTCAAGCAAAAATTTAAAAACATTAGGGAAGATAAATAATGCAGTATTCTATATCACCATACTAATATTGGCATTCTCCTTACAAGCAATCAAGGTTGGAAGCATACTTAACATTAAACCAATTTTCGGTTCAGGCTTTCCTAACATTATAAAAGCAAGTAAAAATACAGCTTTTGAATATGCAACTGTAGAATCTTTATTGTTAATACATCCTTTCGTGAAAGAAAAAAACAAAATAAAAAAATCAGCATTAAAGGCTGTTGGTATTTCTGCGGTCATGTATTCTTGGGCTGTATTTATAACAACATTTTATTTATCTGCCGATATAATACCAAAAAATATATGGTCATTTTTAGCAGTAGCAGATAGTGTTAAAGTACCAATAATAAATAATTTTAAATATATATTTATGTTTCTATGGATGCAGGTTATATATAAAACTATATCTAATGAATATTATCTTTTAACATTTATATTTAATGATATTACTAAATTTGATAGGAAAAAAATGTGTATTCTTTTATATCCTGTATTTATTTATCTATCTTTAATGTATAAAAATGAAACTTTAAGAAGAAAATTTTTAAATTTTATAATACCTAAAGTTACAATTTTTAATATTGTTTTTGTATCAATAGTTGCGCTTTTAATATTCTTAAAGAAGGATGAAACAAATGAGAATAACTAA
- a CDS encoding spore germination protein, producing MNLKENLDLINDRIGKNNIVVTKSLLIGNEEQLEGAIIYINGLASKDIIDRDVLHPLMLHIKENLKDKPNIMEYISKKYITMSNTKIEKDINNILSSLKRGQTALLLENSDESIIIDTSSGDYRSISEPTNESSIRGSREGFIEKLETNTSIIKRRIRDENLVIENMVLGRRTQRDLAIIYIDNIVDKNVLQELKYKLSSIDVDSVPLMGYIQQYIENDAYSIFPQSRTTERPDIVEGNLMEGRIAVMLEGTPMVLLTPSIFIEFFQAIEDYTQRTIVSSFTRILRALSVIIVITFPSIYLTLIKFNAELIPIKFVNTIIQSRSNIPLTPFMEILSMEIIVEFLREGGLRLPPKVNQTLSVVGGIIIGQAAIKAGIVSSSTLLIIGISIIAAFLTPNYDMSLAVRFIRFPMLILSNYLGLLGLTAGFFFLLVHICSLESLGVPYFSFHNEEYKDIFIRSPLWTMNKRPDSIPNNNPIRQTDFRKKFRRKKDE from the coding sequence TTGAATTTAAAGGAAAATTTAGATTTAATAAACGATAGAATTGGCAAAAACAATATTGTAGTTACCAAATCACTTCTTATTGGTAATGAAGAACAGCTAGAAGGCGCAATTATATATATTAATGGCTTGGCAAGTAAAGATATAATTGATAGAGATGTACTCCATCCGTTAATGCTACATATAAAAGAAAATTTAAAAGATAAACCTAATATCATGGAATATATTTCAAAAAAATATATTACTATGAGCAACACAAAGATAGAAAAAGATATTAATAATATACTATCTAGTTTAAAAAGAGGTCAAACAGCTCTTTTACTAGAAAACAGTGATGAATCTATTATAATCGATACTTCCAGTGGAGACTATCGTTCTATTTCAGAACCTACTAACGAGTCATCAATTAGGGGAAGTAGAGAAGGCTTTATTGAAAAATTAGAAACAAATACAAGTATAATAAAGAGAAGAATTAGAGATGAAAATTTAGTAATAGAAAATATGGTACTTGGACGGCGTACCCAAAGGGATCTAGCTATCATTTATATAGATAATATAGTTGATAAAAATGTATTACAGGAATTAAAGTATAAGTTATCATCAATAGATGTTGATTCTGTTCCACTTATGGGCTATATACAACAATATATTGAAAATGATGCTTATAGTATTTTCCCACAATCACGTACTACAGAAAGACCAGATATAGTAGAAGGAAATCTTATGGAAGGAAGAATAGCAGTAATGTTAGAAGGCACTCCTATGGTACTTCTTACTCCTAGCATATTTATAGAATTTTTTCAAGCTATTGAAGACTATACTCAACGAACTATAGTATCATCATTTACTAGAATATTGCGTGCTCTTTCAGTAATAATAGTTATAACTTTTCCTTCCATATATTTAACACTTATTAAATTTAATGCAGAGCTTATTCCAATAAAATTTGTTAACACTATTATTCAATCAAGATCGAATATACCATTAACTCCTTTTATGGAAATATTATCAATGGAGATAATAGTAGAATTTTTAAGGGAAGGTGGGCTAAGACTTCCACCCAAGGTTAACCAAACTTTAAGCGTAGTCGGAGGTATTATAATAGGTCAGGCTGCAATAAAAGCTGGGATTGTAAGTTCTTCAACATTACTAATAATTGGGATATCTATTATAGCTGCTTTTCTCACACCTAATTATGATATGTCTTTAGCTGTGAGATTTATTAGGTTTCCTATGCTTATACTTTCCAATTATTTGGGATTGCTTGGACTAACTGCAGGTTTTTTCTTCTTATTAGTCCATATTTGCTCATTAGAAAGCCTAGGCGTTCCTTATTTTTCCTTCCACAATGAAGAATATAAGGATATTTTCATAAGATCACCATTATGGACGATGAATAAAAGACCTGATTCAATTCCTAATAATAATCCAATTAGGCAAACAGACTTCAGAAAAAAATTTAGGAGAAAGAAAGATGAGTAG
- a CDS encoding FtsX-like permease family protein, which produces MTINNIAIKNIKGNLNKYAMYYLSNVIVVTIFFIFANFIYNPGVSSGNISDKTISEVASKLMYLCEFVIIIFTFIFSNYSITTFLKSREKEFGLLSMFGLTKTQIRRYVMFENITISIGSIITGLFFGTLFSKLFFMAISVILDLNTEIPFSISSKAVKITILSFLILLNLISFITSFKIKNNNIAELLKGERIPKTTPKFSKIKAILGIVLIISGYIVGIFSGTAIIATMIPILIVVIIGTKLLFSQFSVFFTNKLQNNKGVYYKGINLITLSQIIYKLKDNAKVLFITSILSGITLASAISVYSLQKVTLSSLEENCPQDIGIIEQGINSHKVIANGKVEDILKKYKFDIKYKNKIELIKGKNNDKVIESKKSTYGIKINKTDFNIMSENSFNELAKQYNKKSLDLKNGEVVIYTYDLTSGIANEKIEIPFKNQKTLNLNIDGKVNRFNILDNLKGGVINADSQNTNTIIVSDSDFKKLWNNVSDHNKLIYYGYNIKHNLKATNAVTEIKNAVTKGQEAFFTERVISAAGLMQFLSVLLFIGTFIAMIFFIATGSILYFKMFNEIQKDKQDFIGLKKIGVTQEEIKKIVSIQSFTMFFLPLTVATLHAAFAVKSVGLLYTKYFIFIAGIYLVLQIIYYLFAKWMYVKQINSWNI; this is translated from the coding sequence ATGACAATCAATAATATAGCTATTAAAAATATTAAAGGAAATTTAAATAAATATGCTATGTATTATTTGAGTAATGTAATAGTTGTAACTATATTTTTTATATTTGCTAATTTTATATATAATCCAGGCGTCAGTAGTGGAAATATTAGTGACAAGACTATAAGTGAAGTTGCCAGTAAATTAATGTATTTGTGCGAGTTTGTAATAATAATTTTCACTTTTATATTTTCAAATTATTCAATAACTACTTTTTTAAAGTCTAGAGAAAAAGAATTTGGACTTTTATCAATGTTTGGTTTAACTAAAACTCAAATAAGACGATATGTTATGTTTGAAAATATAACAATTTCAATTGGTTCTATTATAACAGGACTTTTTTTTGGAACTTTATTTTCAAAATTATTTTTTATGGCTATATCTGTAATTTTAGATTTGAATACAGAAATTCCATTTTCAATATCAAGTAAAGCTGTAAAAATAACAATATTAAGCTTTTTAATACTTCTTAATCTTATAAGTTTTATTACAAGCTTTAAAATAAAAAATAACAACATTGCAGAATTATTAAAAGGTGAAAGAATACCTAAGACAACACCAAAGTTTTCTAAGATAAAAGCAATACTTGGAATAGTACTTATAATTTCTGGATATATTGTAGGGATATTTTCTGGCACAGCTATTATAGCTACAATGATTCCAATACTTATAGTTGTAATAATAGGAACTAAACTTTTATTTTCTCAGTTTAGTGTGTTTTTCACAAATAAGCTTCAAAATAATAAGGGTGTTTATTATAAAGGGATAAATTTAATAACCTTGTCTCAAATTATATATAAATTAAAAGATAATGCAAAGGTATTGTTTATTACTTCAATACTTAGTGGAATCACCCTTGCATCAGCTATATCAGTTTATTCTTTGCAAAAGGTAACTCTATCTTCACTTGAAGAAAATTGCCCACAGGATATAGGAATTATAGAGCAGGGTATAAATTCTCATAAAGTTATAGCTAATGGAAAAGTTGAAGATATATTAAAGAAATACAAATTTGATATAAAATATAAAAATAAAATAGAATTAATAAAAGGAAAAAACAATGATAAAGTAATAGAAAGTAAGAAAAGTACTTACGGTATAAAAATAAATAAAACTGATTTTAATATAATGTCAGAAAATAGTTTTAACGAACTTGCAAAACAGTATAATAAGAAATCTTTAGATTTAAAAAATGGAGAAGTAGTAATATATACCTACGATTTAACTAGTGGTATAGCTAATGAAAAAATAGAAATTCCTTTTAAGAATCAGAAAACTTTAAATTTAAATATTGATGGTAAAGTAAATAGATTTAATATATTAGATAATTTAAAAGGTGGAGTTATAAATGCAGATAGCCAAAATACTAATACTATAATTGTTAGTGATAGTGATTTTAAAAAGTTGTGGAATAATGTTTCAGATCATAATAAACTTATTTATTATGGATATAACATCAAACATAATTTAAAGGCTACTAATGCAGTAACTGAAATAAAAAATGCAGTTACAAAAGGTCAAGAAGCATTCTTTACTGAAAGAGTAATAAGTGCAGCAGGTTTAATGCAATTTTTATCTGTACTTTTATTTATAGGAACTTTTATAGCAATGATATTTTTTATTGCGACAGGAAGTATATTATATTTTAAAATGTTTAATGAAATTCAAAAAGATAAACAAGATTTTATAGGACTAAAAAAGATAGGTGTTACACAGGAAGAAATAAAAAAGATAGTTAGTATTCAAAGTTTTACAATGTTCTTCTTACCACTTACAGTTGCAACCCTTCATGCTGCCTTTGCAGTAAAATCTGTAGGACTTTTATATACAAAATATTTCATATTTATTGCAGGAATATATTTAGTTCTACAAATAATATATTATCTATTTGCTAAATGGATGTATGTGAAACAAATTAATAGTTGGAACATTTAG